From Humisphaera borealis, the proteins below share one genomic window:
- a CDS encoding substrate-binding domain-containing protein — MTFRSSLNRLPAFLAVAALVCSGVCGCKRDDAANTSASSPARATKVHKAPDGAAIKLAFVTNNPDPFWNLAAAGVRKYVEEATARGEKVTVDVKIPQKGEVGEQNQILESLVAQGYHGIAVTALSPDAQVPEINRAAEKTNVLCHDSDAPKSNRLVYIGTNNYEAGKRLGEQIVAMKLLPNGGKAAVFVGTMSADNARERYRGVQDAVKSAGIELLQAKEDAKKGDVARTNVESVINGQADVKLLIGLWAYNGPAIADVVKGSPRKAELKIACFDENDATLEGVEQGLIQCTVVQKPFQFGYQSSKLLHELAVKGEAAMPKSDQVDTGVTVITNGATSEKTQNVKEFKAELEKMKK; from the coding sequence GTGACTTTCCGATCGTCTCTGAATCGACTCCCCGCGTTTCTTGCGGTCGCCGCGCTGGTCTGCTCGGGCGTCTGCGGCTGCAAACGCGACGACGCCGCCAATACGTCGGCCTCCAGCCCTGCCCGCGCCACCAAGGTCCACAAGGCCCCCGACGGCGCGGCGATCAAGCTCGCGTTCGTCACCAACAATCCCGACCCGTTCTGGAACCTGGCGGCCGCCGGTGTGCGAAAGTACGTCGAGGAAGCAACGGCACGCGGCGAAAAGGTCACGGTCGATGTCAAGATTCCGCAGAAAGGCGAAGTCGGCGAGCAGAATCAGATCCTCGAATCGCTCGTCGCCCAGGGGTATCACGGCATCGCGGTGACCGCGCTCAGCCCAGACGCCCAAGTTCCGGAAATCAACCGGGCCGCGGAGAAGACCAACGTTCTGTGTCACGACTCCGACGCCCCCAAGAGCAATCGCCTGGTCTACATCGGCACCAACAACTACGAAGCCGGCAAGCGACTCGGCGAGCAGATCGTTGCAATGAAACTGCTGCCCAACGGCGGCAAGGCCGCGGTTTTTGTCGGCACGATGTCGGCCGACAACGCCCGCGAGCGCTATCGCGGCGTGCAGGACGCCGTGAAGTCCGCCGGCATCGAACTGCTCCAGGCCAAGGAAGACGCCAAGAAGGGCGATGTCGCCCGAACCAATGTCGAGTCGGTCATCAACGGCCAGGCCGACGTCAAGCTGCTGATCGGCCTCTGGGCATATAACGGCCCGGCGATTGCCGACGTGGTCAAGGGGAGCCCGCGCAAGGCCGAGCTGAAGATCGCCTGCTTCGACGAGAACGATGCCACCCTTGAAGGCGTCGAGCAGGGGCTCATCCAGTGCACCGTCGTGCAGAAGCCGTTCCAGTTCGGCTACCAGTCGTCCAAGCTGCTGCATGAACTGGCCGTCAAAGGCGAAGCGGCGATGCCCAAGAGCGATCAGGTCGATACCGGCGTCACGGTGATCACCAACGGCGCGACGTCGGAAAAGACGCAGAACGTGAAAGAGTTCAAGGCCGAGCTGGAAAAGATGAAGAAGTGA
- a CDS encoding FHA domain-containing protein, which produces MAYVVVSFKDKEVGRWPLGKALSIGRAGECDIIVRDILLSRRHCQFEPSGAGWVAVDLGSKNGTRRGRQRINRHGLADGDVLTMGKTTVRFVIGRLPTEYKPPAKRPTDPFEALSGTVSDFDPVAAEAFCRENGLPKPQPIPREPAAYAKDDLYGLLNEIASSSWDSIYAQASQPKRPIPRNGTRVSSTARAGVDLQEPGVAVAPRKRSRLAFSEELQVKDARTSRPIRPASPLDLSTLSRAGGTLTSRSAASKNAARRSQVALTFGVIARPFVALHRWIAPAGRIRMF; this is translated from the coding sequence ATGGCCTACGTCGTTGTCAGCTTCAAGGACAAAGAAGTCGGTCGCTGGCCCCTGGGCAAGGCGCTATCCATTGGCCGGGCCGGGGAATGCGACATCATCGTCCGGGATATCCTCCTGTCACGGCGGCACTGCCAGTTCGAACCTTCCGGCGCGGGCTGGGTTGCGGTTGACCTCGGCAGCAAGAACGGGACACGTCGCGGACGGCAGCGCATCAACCGGCATGGTCTGGCCGACGGCGACGTGCTGACCATGGGCAAGACCACCGTTCGATTCGTGATCGGCCGGCTCCCGACAGAATATAAACCACCAGCCAAGCGACCGACCGACCCATTCGAGGCGTTGTCGGGCACGGTCAGCGATTTCGACCCGGTCGCCGCCGAGGCCTTCTGCCGCGAGAACGGCCTGCCCAAGCCCCAGCCCATTCCTCGAGAGCCGGCCGCCTACGCCAAGGACGACCTTTACGGCCTCCTGAACGAAATTGCCTCCAGCTCGTGGGATTCGATCTACGCCCAGGCATCGCAGCCGAAGCGGCCGATTCCCCGCAACGGCACCCGCGTCTCATCGACGGCCCGGGCTGGCGTCGATCTCCAGGAACCCGGTGTGGCGGTGGCTCCCCGAAAGCGGTCTCGACTGGCGTTTTCAGAGGAATTGCAGGTCAAGGATGCCCGTACGTCGCGTCCCATCCGCCCTGCCAGTCCGCTCGATCTTTCGACGCTGAGCCGCGCCGGCGGGACCTTAACGAGCCGATCCGCGGCATCGAAAAACGCCGCCCGCCGAAGCCAGGTCGCGCTGACGTTCGGGGTCATCGCACGGCCATTTGTCGCGCTGCACCGCTGGATCGCGCCGGCGGGAAGAATCCGGATGTTCTAG
- a CDS encoding SDR family NAD(P)-dependent oxidoreductase has product MADALHGKSIVIIGGTTGLGLSAARACIAEGARVVVVGRNAESAHRAQVELGSSCVALAADATDPTTAPRAIEQAVTHFGGFHALYHVAGGSGRKMGDGPLHEITDEGWRFTLDLNLTSLFNSNRAAARQFLKQGSGGSVLNMGSVLGWSPSPAFFTTHAYAATKSAIVGFTKSCAAYYATHDIRFNVLAPALVETPMAQRAASDERIQSFIRTKQPLDGGRIGRPDDLDAAAVYFLSDGSKFVTGQVLAVDGGWCVSEGQTDE; this is encoded by the coding sequence GTGGCTGATGCACTTCACGGTAAATCCATCGTCATCATCGGCGGCACGACCGGCCTGGGCCTGTCGGCTGCGCGGGCGTGTATTGCCGAGGGGGCGCGGGTTGTCGTCGTCGGTCGCAATGCCGAGAGCGCCCACAGGGCGCAGGTCGAGCTGGGCTCATCGTGCGTTGCACTCGCCGCCGACGCCACCGACCCCACCACCGCACCGCGGGCCATCGAGCAGGCCGTTACGCATTTCGGCGGGTTTCACGCCCTGTATCACGTCGCCGGCGGCAGCGGCCGCAAAATGGGCGACGGCCCGCTGCACGAAATCACAGACGAGGGCTGGCGGTTCACGCTCGACCTGAACCTGACGTCCCTGTTCAATTCCAACCGCGCCGCCGCGAGACAGTTCCTGAAGCAGGGTTCCGGCGGCAGTGTGCTGAACATGGGATCGGTCCTCGGTTGGTCGCCGTCGCCGGCGTTCTTCACCACTCATGCGTACGCCGCGACCAAGAGCGCGATCGTCGGGTTCACGAAAAGCTGCGCCGCGTATTACGCCACGCACGATATTCGGTTTAACGTTCTCGCCCCCGCGCTGGTTGAAACCCCCATGGCCCAGCGGGCGGCGAGTGACGAGCGGATCCAGAGCTTCATCCGCACCAAACAGCCGCTCGACGGCGGCAGGATTGGCCGACCCGACGACTTGGACGCGGCGGCCGTCTACTTCCTGTCGGACGGTTCGAAGTTCGTTACTGGGCAAGTGCTGGCGGTCGACGGAGGCTGGTGCGTGAGCGAAGGACAGACGGACGAGTGA
- a CDS encoding polymer-forming cytoskeletal protein: protein MPPDPPNRPAVETVTIACLHCGKLQEVPRKAQTVTCKHCYKRLELQDVVIPKYEARRAIETLGIVTIEKKGQVIADRIHCGGLIVRGKVKAEITSRGPILVGPEADVIGNVTAPTMAIGAGAVLNGHYEVGRVRATTPPEPTSPEPTSPDPGPQEPTPDEGPIDPEA, encoded by the coding sequence ATGCCTCCCGACCCGCCCAACCGGCCAGCCGTTGAGACGGTGACCATTGCTTGCCTGCATTGCGGCAAGCTGCAGGAAGTCCCGCGCAAAGCGCAAACCGTCACCTGCAAGCATTGTTACAAGCGGCTCGAACTCCAGGACGTGGTGATCCCGAAGTACGAGGCCCGGCGCGCGATCGAAACGCTCGGGATCGTCACCATCGAGAAAAAGGGCCAGGTTATCGCCGATCGGATTCACTGCGGCGGGCTCATCGTTCGGGGCAAGGTCAAGGCTGAGATCACCAGTCGCGGGCCGATCCTGGTCGGCCCCGAGGCAGACGTGATCGGCAACGTAACGGCACCGACCATGGCGATTGGTGCCGGGGCGGTTCTGAACGGGCATTACGAGGTCGGGAGGGTCCGCGCTACAACGCCCCCCGAGCCGACATCGCCCGAGCCGACATCGCCGGACCCCGGACCGCAGGAGCCGACACCCGATGAAGGCCCGATCGATCCGGAGGCGTGA
- a CDS encoding putative quinol monooxygenase: protein MFVVAVYVYVKPEFVELFKTAILDNARNTRKEPGNLRFDVIQGEDDPTRFFLYEVYKAKEDFAFHQQQAHYFRWRDAVTDWMAKPREATKNHTIFYGDGE from the coding sequence ATGTTCGTGGTCGCAGTCTACGTTTACGTCAAGCCGGAGTTCGTCGAGTTGTTCAAGACGGCCATTCTCGATAACGCCCGCAACACGCGGAAGGAACCGGGCAACCTTCGGTTCGATGTCATCCAGGGCGAAGACGACCCGACGCGGTTCTTCCTCTACGAGGTCTACAAGGCCAAGGAGGACTTCGCGTTCCACCAGCAGCAGGCCCACTACTTCCGCTGGCGCGACGCGGTCACCGACTGGATGGCCAAGCCGCGCGAGGCGACCAAGAACCACACCATCTTCTACGGCGACGGCGAATGA
- a CDS encoding bactofilin family protein: MADNATNQEFPTVLGPDASFKGELTFEKGMRLMGKLEGKITTPGRIHVTKEAKMSADVEAGAIIVEGDVQGNLSATDRIELKNSARYEGDLRASKLVVDEGAVFSGHVTVGPDAVKNAPKIPPQDFNKQKAPQNQPNQPQGQK; the protein is encoded by the coding sequence ATGGCGGACAACGCGACCAATCAGGAATTCCCCACTGTGCTCGGGCCCGATGCCAGTTTCAAAGGAGAGTTGACGTTCGAAAAGGGAATGCGGTTGATGGGCAAGCTCGAAGGGAAGATCACCACCCCGGGCCGCATTCACGTCACCAAGGAAGCCAAGATGTCGGCCGACGTGGAAGCCGGCGCGATTATCGTCGAAGGCGACGTGCAGGGGAATCTGTCGGCGACCGACCGCATTGAACTGAAGAACTCGGCCCGCTACGAGGGAGACCTTCGCGCCAGCAAGCTGGTCGTCGACGAAGGCGCCGTGTTCAGCGGGCATGTCACGGTCGGACCCGACGCGGTCAAGAACGCACCGAAGATTCCGCCGCAGGACTTCAACAAGCAGAAAGCGCCGCAGAACCAGCCGAACCAGCCGCAGGGACAGAAGTGA
- a CDS encoding DNA-3-methyladenine glycosylase family protein, producing the protein MMWFEPPPTAPDWSVAVRHLKKADPRLAAVIRRVGPCTLAPRGDPFVALCQSIYSQQISTAIATLLFGRFRKHFRGGKPTPAAVVRLFETTPFEQLKACGLSRQKHAYIRDLADHFVARKIPVRKLPAMSDEEVIDALTAVNGIGRWTAEMFLMFVLNRPDVLPVDDLGLREGVREIYDLPARPKAIEVTRLAEPWRPWRSIATWYLWRRGVATTT; encoded by the coding sequence ATGATGTGGTTCGAACCGCCGCCCACCGCGCCCGACTGGTCCGTCGCGGTGCGCCATTTGAAGAAAGCTGACCCGCGCCTCGCCGCCGTCATCCGCCGGGTCGGACCCTGTACGCTCGCACCCCGCGGCGATCCGTTCGTCGCGCTGTGCCAGTCGATCTACTCCCAACAGATTTCGACCGCCATCGCGACATTGCTGTTCGGCCGATTTCGCAAGCATTTCCGGGGCGGCAAGCCCACGCCAGCGGCCGTGGTCAGGCTCTTCGAGACAACCCCTTTCGAGCAGCTCAAAGCGTGCGGCCTGAGCCGCCAGAAGCACGCCTACATCCGCGACCTCGCCGACCATTTCGTGGCCAGGAAGATTCCCGTTCGCAAGCTGCCCGCGATGAGCGATGAAGAGGTCATCGACGCCCTGACGGCGGTCAACGGCATCGGCCGCTGGACGGCCGAGATGTTTCTCATGTTCGTCCTGAACCGCCCCGATGTTCTGCCGGTCGACGACCTGGGACTGAGAGAAGGCGTTCGAGAAATCTACGACCTTCCCGCGCGTCCGAAGGCAATCGAGGTCACCCGGCTGGCCGAGCCCTGGCGGCCGTGGCGGTCGATCGCGACCTGGTACCTCTGGCGGCGGGGTGTTGCGACGACAACCTGA
- a CDS encoding alkaline phosphatase family protein, which yields MSPRIRCSVMLLCLTGLTVAVAVAADKSPASKTKVDAGEAEKFPKPKWIKEAEALAPTTRPATRPVDGADHVLIVSIDGLRPDIMLRGEMPNVHRLYKTGAFSFWAKTTPNSITLPSHTSMLTGVDPRKHGIEWNADLPLSEPVYPKVPTVFFYARKAGYKTGMAAGKSKFDVLDVKGTLDGSAITDKKTDKDDDVAHAASKIIRDIKPQLMFVHLPGVDNAGHRYKWGSPEQMKAVAAADYALGRVLDAYRDAEMLSHTVVIVTADHGGTGLGHGPDDPRSRHIPWIANGPGVRENFDLTTDDELNVRTEDTFATACWLLNAPHGKIDGRPVTAAFALPVAELLTEVAPAK from the coding sequence ATGTCGCCCCGGATTCGATGCAGCGTCATGCTGCTGTGCCTGACAGGACTCACCGTTGCCGTGGCCGTGGCTGCGGACAAATCGCCGGCGTCGAAAACCAAGGTCGATGCAGGCGAAGCCGAGAAGTTCCCTAAGCCGAAATGGATCAAGGAAGCTGAGGCGCTTGCGCCGACCACTCGTCCGGCCACGCGCCCGGTGGATGGTGCCGATCACGTCTTGATCGTGAGCATCGACGGGCTCCGTCCCGACATCATGCTGCGGGGCGAGATGCCGAACGTTCACCGGCTGTATAAGACCGGCGCGTTCAGCTTCTGGGCCAAAACCACGCCGAACTCCATCACGCTGCCGTCGCACACGAGCATGCTGACTGGCGTAGATCCTCGGAAACACGGCATCGAATGGAATGCCGACCTCCCTTTGAGCGAGCCGGTGTATCCCAAGGTCCCAACGGTGTTCTTTTACGCCCGCAAAGCCGGCTATAAAACCGGCATGGCCGCGGGCAAGAGCAAGTTCGATGTGCTCGATGTCAAAGGCACCCTGGACGGCTCGGCAATCACCGACAAGAAGACCGACAAAGACGACGACGTGGCCCACGCCGCGAGCAAGATCATCCGCGACATCAAGCCGCAGCTAATGTTCGTTCACCTGCCGGGCGTGGACAACGCCGGCCATCGCTACAAGTGGGGGTCGCCGGAGCAGATGAAGGCCGTCGCTGCCGCGGATTATGCGCTCGGCCGCGTGCTCGATGCCTACCGCGATGCCGAGATGCTCTCGCACACTGTCGTGATCGTCACGGCCGACCACGGCGGCACCGGACTCGGCCACGGCCCGGACGATCCCCGGTCGCGCCACATCCCCTGGATCGCCAACGGCCCCGGAGTCCGCGAAAACTTCGACCTGACCACCGACGACGAACTCAACGTCCGCACCGAGGACACGTTTGCGACCGCCTGCTGGCTGCTCAACGCCCCGCACGGCAAGATCGATGGTCGCCCGGTGACCGCGGCTTTTGCGCTGCCGGTTGCCGAACTGCTTACCGAAGTTGCGCCGGCCAAGTAA
- a CDS encoding DUF1570 domain-containing protein — protein sequence MAQRWEARFAEEKFNHLVSPPYVIAGNGTPAQLIRYRDGTVAAATTALQAQFFKARPDEPVLILLFESEGPYKRLAKKWFDDADVPHFGFYRHHDRTMLMNVSTGLGTLVHELTHALIAPDFPDVPDWFNEGIASLYEQSQFGPEGRTITGLPNWRLPGLQKAIAADTLRTLAELTADDDFRSDDRVGINYAQARYLMLYLQDKGLLQKYYVAFRDNRKTDPTGLETLKKIVAPQTLEAFEKDWRKWVMSLKFGR from the coding sequence TTGGCCCAACGCTGGGAGGCACGATTCGCCGAGGAGAAGTTCAATCACCTCGTCTCGCCGCCTTACGTCATCGCCGGAAATGGGACGCCCGCGCAGCTCATCAGGTATCGTGACGGTACTGTCGCCGCGGCAACCACAGCGCTGCAGGCGCAATTCTTCAAGGCTAGGCCCGACGAGCCGGTTCTTATCCTGCTGTTCGAATCCGAAGGGCCCTACAAGCGCCTGGCAAAGAAGTGGTTCGACGACGCCGACGTTCCCCATTTCGGCTTCTACCGCCATCACGACCGGACCATGCTGATGAACGTCAGCACCGGCCTGGGAACGCTGGTCCACGAACTGACGCACGCATTGATCGCGCCCGATTTCCCTGACGTGCCCGACTGGTTCAATGAAGGGATCGCAAGCCTGTATGAGCAGTCGCAGTTCGGGCCGGAGGGGCGGACCATCACCGGGCTGCCGAACTGGCGTCTGCCGGGCCTTCAGAAAGCGATCGCCGCCGACACCTTGCGAACCCTGGCCGAGTTGACGGCCGACGACGATTTCCGCAGCGACGACCGCGTCGGGATTAACTACGCCCAGGCGCGATACCTCATGCTCTACCTTCAGGACAAGGGGCTTCTGCAGAAGTATTACGTCGCGTTCCGCGACAACCGCAAGACCGACCCGACGGGGCTGGAAACACTCAAGAAAATCGTCGCCCCACAGACACTCGAAGCGTTCGAGAAAGACTGGCGCAAGTGGGTGATGTCCCTGAAGTTCGGCCGATAG
- a CDS encoding aldose epimerase family protein, translating to MRGTRNGSALKSRHRGTFLSAIALACAAALGLSSGLVGCKTSDNNSTDGKSAVKKDANDMTKTGIAKADWGKTTDGQAVELYTLTNAKGAQVKITTYGGTITEILVPDRKGRLENVVLGFASLEPYFTKSSYFGAITGRVANRIAGGKFSLDGADYTLAINNGPNSLHGGKVGFDKRVWKATTKDIPDGVQLSLHYVSKDGEEGYPGNLDTTVAYSWTNANELKIDYKATTDKPTIVNLTNHSYFNLAGEGNGTIHDQVLTLNAANYTPTDETLIPTGKIDPVAGTPLDFTKPKAIGARIDQFGALDGYDHNFVVDGKPGTLRPAAKVTDPKSGRVMEVTTTEPGVQLYTSNHMKGDVSGTSGKPYVKHAAFCLETQHYPDSVNKKEFPTVVLRPGETFKSTTVYKFSTEK from the coding sequence ATGCGCGGAACGAGGAACGGGTCGGCTCTCAAGAGCAGGCATCGTGGTACATTTCTGTCGGCCATTGCCCTGGCCTGTGCAGCGGCTCTGGGACTCTCATCCGGTCTGGTCGGATGCAAGACCAGCGACAACAATTCCACCGACGGCAAATCGGCCGTCAAAAAGGACGCGAACGATATGACCAAGACCGGCATCGCCAAGGCCGACTGGGGTAAAACCACCGACGGCCAGGCCGTCGAGCTTTACACGCTGACCAACGCCAAGGGTGCCCAGGTCAAGATCACGACCTACGGCGGCACCATCACCGAAATCCTGGTGCCCGACCGCAAGGGCAGGCTCGAGAACGTTGTCCTGGGCTTCGCATCGCTCGAACCCTACTTCACGAAAAGCTCCTACTTCGGGGCGATCACCGGCCGTGTCGCCAACCGCATCGCCGGCGGCAAGTTCTCGCTCGACGGCGCCGACTACACCCTCGCGATCAACAACGGCCCCAACTCGCTGCACGGCGGGAAAGTCGGTTTCGACAAACGCGTCTGGAAGGCGACCACCAAAGACATCCCCGACGGCGTCCAACTGTCGCTGCACTACGTCAGCAAGGACGGCGAAGAGGGATATCCCGGCAACCTCGACACCACCGTCGCCTACTCCTGGACCAACGCGAACGAGCTGAAGATCGATTACAAGGCGACCACCGACAAGCCGACGATCGTCAACCTGACCAACCACAGCTATTTCAACCTCGCCGGCGAGGGCAACGGCACCATCCACGACCAGGTGCTGACGCTGAACGCCGCCAACTACACACCGACGGACGAAACACTCATCCCCACCGGCAAAATCGACCCCGTCGCCGGTACGCCTCTGGACTTCACCAAGCCCAAGGCGATCGGTGCGCGGATCGACCAGTTCGGCGCTCTCGATGGCTACGACCACAACTTCGTCGTCGACGGCAAGCCCGGCACGCTTCGTCCTGCGGCAAAGGTGACCGACCCCAAAAGCGGTCGGGTGATGGAAGTCACGACCACTGAGCCCGGCGTTCAGCTCTACACCTCGAACCACATGAAGGGTGACGTCAGCGGCACCAGCGGCAAGCCCTACGTGAAGCACGCGGCGTTCTGCCTCGAGACGCAGCACTATCCCGACTCGGTGAACAAGAAGGAGTTCCCGACGGTCGTCCTTCGCCCCGGCGAAACCTTCAAGTCGACGACGGTGTACAAGTTCTCGACGGAGAAGTGA
- the atpG gene encoding ATP synthase F1 subunit gamma: protein MAKARAILKRRKSLRNIRKITKTMQMIATAKFQKSLKRAVGTKPYTQKVRELVRELAASVGNVEHPLLRRPDATTQTNRIGVLVLTSNRGLAGAYNGNVLRTANIFLREQQAAGKTIDLYVAGKKGVTSFNFQKRAITQKIEALDTPAYASVEELANDLMHRFEKGELDSVSVVYMNFISTGVQKPDVMTLLPLAGVQEAADHIGQQVAEKEQQAKSGALDSKRSGEGVTHEEIAHSTTTYDFSPDAKTLLDEVLPLTVRTALFQTFLDATTSEHVARMVAMKSATDNAEKMGKILAMQYNRARQSQITTELMEIMGGVEAMK, encoded by the coding sequence ATGGCTAAGGCTCGCGCCATCCTCAAGCGTCGCAAGTCGCTCCGCAACATCCGCAAGATCACCAAGACGATGCAGATGATCGCGACGGCGAAGTTCCAGAAGTCGCTGAAGCGCGCCGTCGGCACCAAGCCATACACCCAGAAGGTGCGTGAACTGGTGCGCGAACTGGCGGCAAGCGTCGGCAATGTTGAGCACCCCCTGCTCCGCCGGCCCGATGCCACCACCCAGACCAACCGCATTGGCGTGCTGGTGCTGACCAGCAATCGCGGTCTGGCCGGTGCTTACAACGGCAACGTCCTGCGGACGGCCAACATCTTCCTTCGCGAGCAGCAGGCGGCCGGCAAGACGATCGACCTCTACGTCGCCGGCAAGAAGGGCGTCACCAGCTTTAACTTCCAGAAGCGGGCGATCACCCAGAAGATCGAAGCGCTCGATACGCCGGCGTACGCCAGCGTCGAAGAACTTGCCAACGACCTGATGCACCGCTTCGAAAAGGGCGAACTCGACTCGGTGTCGGTCGTCTACATGAACTTCATCAGCACCGGCGTGCAGAAGCCCGATGTGATGACGCTGCTCCCCCTGGCCGGCGTGCAGGAGGCGGCCGACCACATCGGCCAGCAGGTCGCCGAGAAGGAGCAGCAGGCCAAGAGCGGCGCCCTCGATTCCAAGCGCAGCGGTGAAGGCGTGACGCACGAAGAGATCGCCCACAGCACAACCACCTACGACTTCTCTCCCGACGCCAAGACGCTGCTGGACGAAGTCCTGCCGCTGACAGTGCGGACGGCGTTGTTCCAGACGTTCCTCGACGCAACGACGAGCGAGCACGTCGCCCGCATGGTGGCGATGAAGAGCGCGACCGACAACGCCGAGAAGATGGGCAAGATCCTCGCGATGCAGTACAACCGCGCCCGTCAGAGTCAGATCACGACCGAGCTCATGGAAATCATGGGCGGCGTGGAAGCGATGAAGTGA
- a CDS encoding iron-containing alcohol dehydrogenase: MMFDFFSVPRICFGPGKIAVLGDLLQPLGPRVLVVYNGGDSALAKVRDRTAAAGVATTVHRQKGEPTVADIDAGLNVARVDGCTGVIGVGGGSAIDAAKAIAGLLTNGGTALDYMEVIGAGKKITQPAAPWIAIPTTAGTGAEVTRNAVVGEPSKQFKASIRSELLLPRVALVDPELGVGVPADVTAASGMDALCQCIEAYLSTGASPLTDALALKGVELAWSALPLAVADGTDIAARSDMALAALISGVCLTNAGLGAVHGFAAPTGANYPVPHGVVCAALLPHVLKANASVAAAKGNSVTRLKCIVLGGIIALQTDRPAEELHLAAADAVLDLNQKLRIPQLSTYGIKEGAVESMVSLARKASSMKFNPVLLSDQTLQDILRSAL, from the coding sequence ATGATGTTCGACTTCTTCTCTGTCCCCCGCATCTGCTTCGGCCCCGGCAAGATCGCCGTGCTCGGCGATCTACTGCAGCCACTGGGACCACGTGTGTTGGTCGTCTACAACGGCGGCGACAGCGCTCTGGCAAAGGTGCGCGACCGCACGGCCGCGGCGGGTGTCGCCACGACCGTCCATCGCCAGAAGGGCGAGCCGACCGTCGCCGACATTGATGCCGGACTGAACGTCGCGCGCGTGGACGGCTGCACCGGCGTCATCGGCGTCGGCGGCGGCAGCGCGATCGACGCCGCCAAGGCGATCGCCGGGCTGCTCACCAACGGCGGCACGGCGCTGGACTACATGGAAGTCATCGGCGCGGGAAAGAAGATCACTCAACCCGCCGCCCCCTGGATTGCGATTCCGACCACCGCCGGCACCGGCGCGGAAGTCACACGCAATGCCGTCGTCGGGGAGCCGTCGAAGCAGTTCAAGGCGAGCATCCGGTCGGAGCTCTTGCTGCCGCGGGTAGCGCTGGTCGATCCTGAACTGGGCGTTGGTGTACCGGCCGACGTGACAGCCGCCAGCGGGATGGACGCGCTGTGCCAGTGCATTGAAGCGTACCTGTCGACCGGTGCTAGTCCGCTGACCGATGCGCTGGCGCTGAAGGGCGTCGAGCTGGCATGGTCGGCGCTGCCCCTGGCGGTTGCCGACGGCACTGACATCGCCGCCCGGTCAGACATGGCATTGGCGGCGCTGATCAGCGGCGTGTGTCTGACCAACGCCGGGCTGGGCGCGGTCCACGGTTTCGCCGCGCCGACCGGGGCGAACTATCCCGTGCCGCACGGCGTCGTCTGCGCGGCGCTGCTGCCGCACGTCCTGAAGGCTAACGCCTCGGTGGCCGCGGCCAAGGGCAACAGTGTCACGCGGCTGAAGTGCATTGTCCTGGGCGGCATCATCGCCCTGCAGACCGACCGCCCTGCTGAGGAACTGCACTTGGCGGCGGCCGATGCCGTTCTGGACCTGAACCAGAAACTGCGAATCCCCCAGCTCTCTACCTACGGCATCAAAGAAGGAGCGGTCGAGTCGATGGTCAGCCTCGCCCGCAAGGCGAGCAGCATGAAGTTCAACCCGGTGCTGCTGAGTGATCAAACGTTGCAGGACATACTCCGAAGCGCGCTGTGA